tttatatttacttgtatTCTAGAACATTTTTTCGTCTAAAAAGAgcctaatttttgtatttattattgtttatgcaACTTAATCTATTAATGTAACGTAGTAGATACAGTAGTCTCAGTAGGCGCTGAccgttattttttcaaacgtattttgattttaacccCCAAGCTCAGAGCTTTACGCCGCACCCAAATATGACGATCTtaatgtattatcatttaacaCTGTCGTCTGCAGTCTGCATGACAGATTTACCTGGGTTCTTCGTCGGAATGGTAAAAGTGTTCTACGCTGCTAGTACCACTTGTACTACTGCCGGCTGGAGACCCAGATCTTGGTGCATGGTCTGCCGTTGAGGTTACCGTGGTAGTGGTGGTTGCGGTCGTGGTAGGGGTGTGTTTGAGGGGTTCGGTGATGGTAATATCGACAGGAGTGGTGTTGTTTGTGTTGACAGAGTTGCATAGTGCAGTGGCGTCTGTATTAGTCGTGTCGATATCACAATCTCCGTTTCTCGTTGTGAGGTAATCTTTATCATCTTCAGACGCTAAGCCATCGGGTATATAACTCTGAGATACAGATATGTTAGCAGTGGACGAGCACAGTGAGTTTGGCAGCGTCGACACGCCAGTGAGACTCATCAGTAAGTTACCGACAGTGGCAATTTTGTCCACTTCGTTCAGGTCTTTGATGCTCTTACACATGTCCAGTACGTCCTGGGACCGGGACAGACTCTTGAGTCCATACAGCTTCTCCTTAGACTTACTGAACGTCCGGGTGCCGTGCCGGGACCGAGATACCAATGACGTGTGGCTCTCGCACATCCGATTGGATGCATACTGTGACTCGTGTAACATAGATGACCTCTTCATGTCACTTTCCCGCATGTGCTTGGACACGATCCGCTCAAAAAGTGCTTCTCGAGACTTGGACAGGTACGAAGGTTGCAGACCACCACCGCCACGTCTAGCTCCGTTAGATGGCGTAATGCCCGCACACGTGTTGCAGCCAGTGCGTTTCGTGACCAACAGCTGCTGGTGTTGCTGTTGGTGGTAGTTTTGTTGATTTTGTTGGTGGTGGTGCATCGAATTGCTGCTGCCGGACGATGACTTTCGAAGGTTTGCCAACCACGGGTGTTTCAAACATTCTTTGGCTGTCAGCCTCTCCCTGGGATCCTTGACCAACAGCTTTCGCATGAAGTCGATCGCCTCTTCTGACACATCTTCAAAAAGCTCGTCCGGGAAATCGATGTCAGCATTCGATATGTTGCAAAACGTCTCTTGGTCCGTGTCTCCGCCGAATGGACTGAATCCCGTCAATAGTGCGTAAGTAGTCACTCCAAGCgacctaaaataatacaaataccaATAGTTAGTAAATGAatgatagaatttttttaattttcgaatGGAATGATTCCCGGGAACAAAATTTgtcaatattcaaaatagaAATCGCGGTAATGATCTATAGTTTAACCGAGTATCGCAAATGCCCTAAGATCacggttaataatataataatacaatttttgtaattttagtgaagtactttttaaaatgttttacatatgGATCAGAGATTAATGGAAAAAATCTAACCTAgttttttacacaaattagaatagtttttataatagacgactactttaaataataataataaaatagtatagctCTACGCgctttatcataaataaaaataataattattatttattattattatattatctatgatggatgtacctattaagaaatgacaacatatttttaagtttttctaaaatatattattttacatgtattttactGGCGTCCCGCCTTTATTTTAAGTTGGGGTTTTTGACCACACaactaatatttgttatttgtttgatagtttttttttttacaatcttatagaattttcaaaaaaataaaataatatgatgaaatacattaatattatatcatataatatatgatatttatctattttacatattaagtgAATAATTTGACCTACTCATTATCCTTTTTATACACTCCTGCAAgaattttcgttttaatgAGTCAATGTAATATTTGTGAAAACAAGTGACCTCTAAAATGGTTGTACTCGGAAATATGCAAGGTCATTAAACCTAATGATGATATCTGAAataaacttgtataatataagagaATTACTCACCACATGTCTGCGGCCAAAGTAATTGGTTCGTAATGAAGTATCTCTGGAGCTAAAAAcgtaaattttgattaaatttatatttaaaatatttttcctcaAACAAAACACTATAGTAatctaatatatgtataaatcgtttttaaaacgGTTTACTTACCGACATAGTCGGGTGTGCCAAGGATCTCTCTGATTTCCGTACCCTCTAGAATCACTCGGGATATTTCGAAATCACAAAGTTTGACGTCGCAAGTAGGAAATGCGCCCATCAACACTAAATTTTGAGGCTGCgaacatcaatatttataattagttttagtcACAGGAACGttgattacatatattttttttatttgggattaatattgttgtaagaTGTGTGTCATcgtcagtataaaatattagataatatttgcGGTTGGTCAcgaattaaattgtatgatatatacCGTTCATTAGCATACTCGGCCTTAACAATAAGAACGCCGAACACGAAAcggcatattaatataatgttaattcggtattaataataatgtgcgaTATTATGGATTTCCTGCCGATCGGGGTTGGACCTTGATCCAGCTAGAAATATTTATCGCGATATCGATCTTTGTAGAGGCTATATAGAATCTAGATCGTGACGGCGCGGCGTCCGTTTGTTTGTTCGTGGGTGGCGTAATGGATTTTAAAGCACGTGTACCGCACATATGCAACCTCATTTGGACCTGGAACGTTCCAGGAAACCAGCGTGTCACCAATGCCATAATTTTTAAGGattgttttattctttttttggaaaaaaatgttgaaaaaaccTTGGCTCGCGCGTTTCGtcactatttagtatttactcaCTTTGATATCTAAATGAGCGATTTTCCGCTGGTGCATGTAAGCTAAACCTTCGACCACGTGGTGTATGAACTTGACCACGTCGGCCTCAAATGGTACGTTGTCGTCGTCGATGACTTTTTGTAGATCACCTCCCGGAGcactaaaaaacatatatcgtacattaatataataataataatgagcgagtaatagttttattttttgtaaaataatattataatattatccgcACTATTCCATGACGATGATCAATTGTTTGGGCGTTTGAAATACATCATGCAATTTGGTAATCCGCGGCGACGGTGAACACAGCGATAGCAAAGCTATTTCGTGGTGGATATCGGGACTACAGTCTTCGCCAAATCTCGTGCGGTTTGAAAATTTGGCCGCAAACACTTCACCCGTTTCGATCGAAGTGCAGCGTCTGACTGAAGCGAATTGacctctataaaaaaaaaaaaaaaaaacgatattgaaattaataaatgaaaataagtacacgtaacacataataataatcaatacatttattataaatataaaatatgattatttgacGGACAAATGGACAATGCATTCCGTTTCGAATCTctatctttatttttcataattttttattatttttatctctatgtctatttgcatattattacctatatataatattgtaaacttaTCCACTTATCCACTTTGTACATAAAAACGATtaaccattttattaaaatttaatttcattgatCTTTCAATCCATAACCCATGAGTTATTCGTTGGATTTAAACTGTTTCCTTTCATTTAAGtcgcattattatattaaacaacgtCCGTGacgcaaatattaaaaaacaaatactcaGTACTCACGCGATATGTACACATTCTTATGGCCGCGGCGGCGTGGCGTTGAAAAGcattacaatgataataataaaaacgatttgaAGAAGATTCgcgacaatttttttatggctCTTAATGTCTACGGCTACCTACGCATATCTACCGCAGTTACCGAGAATTTCACGATCGGCCAAGACCAAGGACGACGATATAATGACAACACGCGTCTTATAGTAaacaatgcatattataatagttgtaagTACGCGTcgcaaaatttttaattatagtccGGGacgtcattatatattattaacgagtatattataatattatgatgatagtGTGCGTATATGCGAATGGTacgacattataatttattgtattcgtTGGTCGGATAATTACTTTTAGGGTTGAAAATACCCGTAACTCAAATgtaatcatacatattttataatagtgacGAATTTGATTCATGGCTGGAGTTTGGAACTgtactgataataatagaaacaaaCTGATAATATTAGAATCGGAtgctttattaaattacatataggAACAGACATTTTTTAGGgctaatttaacaatttaattgctTTAgccgtttttattatttatatatattttaatcgtgcattcgaattttattgaaacttatttatgattaaaattggtattaatttttaatacatttttgataacatttttttgtcgttttagatataaaacaaatatcaatataatttataagtgttcATACAGTGAATACTATGTAGCTTATGAAAATGTACgcttttattaatcatatttttatcatgttaTAGACCACAGATGTACAGTAGTATTTGCTTATTCATCACTATGACGAGCGTTTAACAAATTTCCAAGCTAATCTTCTATGACTCATAATGATATTGGACGATAACATcggtttaaactttaaactctCTAAAGAAcgaaaatttatgattttctcataaaaataatttggataACTAGATAAGTGCtagtaacttataaataaatcacttgaatactttttgttgctttataaatcgtattttgTCTACGATAAGAATCATCCAGCCTTGCCggcaataaactattattttttttatatccgtTGTATCTTACAGTGGTCTTAGCAGCAGCTTATCTCTATATATGTAGATAAAATCGGACAACAAAGATCGCGTGCGTTCGCGATTTACGATGTGGCGCCGCGCCAAAGACCTGCGTAGGTGTCATGCTCCCTGGTAGAAGCTCGTGATTTATCGCGAACGCCCAAAAATTTTCTGGGTGGGATCGTCAttgaattatcattttatcgtACGGGTTTAGTGACTTCGCagcataacattataacacgAATAATGGTTAGATTCTTGATTACGatcgaaaaaataatctcGTATTGGTCAAAAATACCATGATTACAAAAAACATACCTATACaactattttcattatgtttGGACCACACTCAATAAGAACGagagaaataataacaacataggACGAGATAAaagcgtaataatattatatttactggtCAAAACTGtacagttaatttatataccagTGTCTTTAACGAGGGTATATAAGTATTCCGTATTAAATCATTGTGATGTAATCATGAGGTGTcagggtatttttttttaaataaccagatattttgtattttagttttcgCATGAGTGTTGTACGAATGGGAGTGACCACGGTGAGCGTGTAGCGAAAGCGATACGCCTTCAGTCGTACAactttgtttaaatgtttgaatttcgaaagtttattttgtttttatcattacgCTCATCTTGCACCCTGTggtttttttagaataaactaGAAGCTATTTCGTGTATTTCATAAAAGTCAACCAATAAAACAACcatcatgaaaaaaatttgtaaattccTTTATGACCTAACCCAAATTACATATGTCGATGAagcaatataattagtaaGATGACTGACTTGGATCCATACTGAAAGAATTTAGAAACTTTGACCTGTAGATTACACAATGTTATCGTTGtaggattataatataagtgtacacattattattgttataatgcgTGCATCCGAATTTGGACGCAgccgttataacttataagtattctCATAATACACTAAACATCAATACCATTAAATCAAGATTCATTTTACACCTCTTTTAatacgtataggtactattatgtGTTTGGTGCTTGTGATTACACGACACTGGATAAGAACagcttatttaattaataattacctcAGACCTTtgacatttcaatattatacgtatcttGATCTAAATAGGTACTGTATGGAAACGGtcttaaataataggtattatgtgtTCTCATTGCAGTGTtcgtttaaatacaaatagtacaatgttttgattttattcgCAACATTTTAGgtttacgtatttttatagaaatagttttcatagaattattattttatactcgataaaaatatataaaacgcaATAACGTGACGTGAAGgaaatttttagattatatcaGGAAAGTTCACTGGTTGATTTGGTATACACATTTCTTGATTATCACATGTCTTTATTCATATCATATAttgtacgataatattatgcagtattaaattaaacttgtttatacaaatttgttttaagattttaaattgatcaatTTCGGAATTgagtatagataataattccAAACGAATCAATCGCTAAGTAATACAAAAGAGCggattaatatttgttaagtgCAATATACtagtttttctataattttattcgtcgtattataataaaatatctaaatgacagtattaacataaatttatgtagcgtagttcaaaatatgttcaatgttataatttaccgGTGGTACAGTAATATTACAGTGGGAGGACCTAATTGGTGTCAAGTATAATGTTATGACGTAAAATGTGATATGCAACCGGTTAATAAGAGGTTTTTGTGTTCAGTTGTCgaattaaagaattaaatagacaaataacgttgaaaaaaatgttgaaatgtcaaaaattgtaacgtacgtattaatttaatcctatacctaatattacagCATATCATGTACGATTGGATATTCCGtttaacgataatattttaattttagtttttagtatgatctataaaaatatattattataatacgcctTATTCGTGTTTTATTTctcataataatttcttaaaaattaaaccataaaaCAGTAAGATACTATAAAGACGCAGAATAACGCGACGTATAAGGTTGTGACTACTTCCACCGGATCTCGGTCACTCGTTTAGCAACATTCGGCGCGATCCAACGCTCGTATTTCATTTTAGATTTGACGTAAATCCATTTACGGTGTCGtcgaaaatactataaattcggacgttgtgtataatatatataataatatacagatacgcacaatattgtattaatcgATCGATGGGCGTGAACGTATGCTTAATTTTCGCAAGTCAACACTGTCGTCAAACGATTTTGAAGCGAAATTTCGCGATACGTGGCCACAACAGCGATAGAGGAAATCGTAAATCGTCACATAtcaaggtatattattaaatagtaaaaattgatGTACGTTTGTATATTAACGAGCCATGAGTTATTTAACTAGTTCAATTTCATAATACCGTAAAATAGGTCGCAAAAACATAGGTACAAgaaccaaataaaaaattaattaaattgtgtcTATCCGATCGAAATCAAATTTGAGGTAGGTGTTCTGAGGACAACATTCGCTTTTGCTACAAAGTAAATCTAATCTAAAGTATTGCacacttaattatattatcaattatatcaaATGTACCATTGctgaagtatatattttttccaactCATTCCAAATCATCGATTATAGGACCAGCTGTAGAGTGTAGACCGATCGTAAATCGACGCTCGCGGTTATTGCGGTATATATTCGCCAAATTATCATATGGTAACTACGGTTACCGTGATTCTTATACCGTCATAATGGTATGGCTTGCACAGTTTATACTATTACCACTACAATAGTATTGTCGtacacacattattgtattgtaccaCTGCTATAGTATAGCGTGcatggtaggtatattatatatacctatatcatatgAAAACAGTTTTGGTGTGCTGACGAACCGGTCGGCCGTTCACAGCtccttttttataacataaaataataatattgtatatttataaatcggtGACGGTGGACATCATATATAATGATGCGTTTGTCGGCGGCGGTGACCCATATTTGTCGGTATTAAGTTCGGTACGGCGGGGACGACCCGATGAGAGAAATCGCCAAGTCGTAGTCGTCCCATTATAATGACCAGGCGTATACGCACCGACGCACCGTGCAGCACGCCAACGAGGACTCTCTCGTTCACTATCCATTTTTCTCTTCTTTTGAAGTCTACCGCCGGCTTTTTCCTTCTCACGTCTCAAtctgtgataaaatatacacgtTGTACCACGGTTatggtaaatgaaaaaaaatgcgaAGTTTTGTCTGAGATTCTCACACGACTGCACCGTGAAAACGCACCCGCACGCGTAGATGAGTAGcgaattattagtattataatattctttattttcattacaaagCATCGCCTCAGCACAATACTATAATGCAAATGTGTGAATATTCACTTATCAGTTATAATCGACAGTAatcatagttaatatatttatattaaataaaaaatgaaacttgTGGATCACGCGTGGAACTAAGTTAGAATGATTTTTTAGAATACGCAAGtatggttaataataaaatatataaccgtTAATTAAGTtagaaagaataaaattaataaaaacataatatgaaaatagatgaacatatgaataatacaatCAATAACACGTCTTAATAAATCCATcgactataatttttatttatggtattattaactgatgacataatattttagtgaagAGATTCTTCTCGGTGCGTAACGaagtttatacaatttgaacCAGACCAACAGGCCATCTCAAGTTCTTAGTTTTTACACATgtctttaataatgtaatatcgcACAAATCATCAATATTTGTAGGTATCACGAGTTTACGCgtacacataattttatattattataatatttatgactgTTACCATAGTGGTGTAGTGtcgattatttatttcgtacACGCGGAAACCTGACTGCCGAGGACAAGGCGCAGCTGGAGAACAAATGCCGAACGTCTTCGaataacgtattatatactatattattgtaagggaatgacattttttttcgattccgaaatgattataatgtataatataataaaattatgcaatCTGATCCATCACGGTCGTCACGTTTATGTTCAAACTACAGTGTAATATCGTACTCCACTTTATATAAAGCAACAAGTCGACTGtagcaattatttattatcataatatcgcGTAAGCATTCGTTTCCTGCAAAAACTGACtcacgtaaataataaattgtatactgtaaatatccacatgaatattttcttcatttaagaatataaatcgTATAAGTTTAATGTGAAGTttcatctataaataatttgagtccttattattttgattttttatgtcattgaaatatttgaaatatttgtagtgtaaaaataatactaatttataatgccGTGGATCTCATAGTTACAcggtaacataaaaaaaaaaaatgaaaagataAATCGTTTGTTAAGTTGCGAAATTAGTTTCTgatcgttattataaattgttcattCATTAGTTGctgtatagaaataatatcgttccgtcatcaaaaaaaaaaaaaaaaaaacaataacaataatactatcatTGTAATATCTAGTTTTTACAGACGACTTAATAAATGCGATTCATCGTggcaataataaaagtttaagtcAATAGCAACCATGGTGCGATAAAATGCCACGTGACATTCTTAAAATGCACGCGTGCACTTGATATGAGTAAGTTTCCTCATACTGCGGTAATGAATACCGAACAGTAAAATTTGTAGTGTATAGTATGGATGCATTATTTATGGACTCGCGTTGGCTATTTGTAATCGACTAATGGTTTCGTTTTATCGGATGTTAAATCGATCCAACACAcgataaaattgtacataataactaCGTATCCACACAATTTGTTTTCCCAGCGTCCTTGTTATTTTTTCCACGTTTTGCCGAGCGGGCTATGcgtataattaggtattatatgtgtattgtgtatgtaCTGTGCGAGCGAAAACGCGTAacgcgataatattataatatattgtaatcgaACCGTTTCGGTCTTGAACGTTAGGCGCCAACGTAAGGCCGagtttctatataattattacaacgaTTAAACACCAATATGGTGAGGCAAAGTGAACGATTtctacgtacataatataaaataatgccaCCCTTTAACagatcataatatatcataatataatagtatacattatatttatatatattttatacggacATCTTTAACGTCGAAAAGATATATTTAAGATCATATAAAAGGCAAAGGACTAATCCTGGGGGCCATAGCACACTTTAGAATTCAAAGGCTTTTATAGAGTctgtaaattatgatatattatgatatattatgatttatatttatataatatgcttatcgtgaattataattgtataatattaaaattgttaatacacataggtataaataaattattatatacatgcatagttatactttttatgtatacatgttataaatgAACGACTGCTAACACATCAAAGCTTAtcaccaaaaaatattatgtacttattattattacataatattatacagcaaaTTAACGTAACATATGTGTTACACATAATACTCGTATACTAAATGTGCCCCTAGGAATAGATCATATCCGTATGTtgcaaattaaaaagaaaagttaaaatttaattatttagacttTAGAATAACTACAATTCAAGTGTATAACGCTACtggatttttgattttaattttgtaacaaaagttaatattaaaaatgttactaagtataagtacatacctactttgtataataatctaaaatttaaagtttaaattttatgtgtttacataagttttataatttcgaattgattttttctatataaaaactatatacatttttatacctaattggactaattcaattgttttatctattttttctaaatattttacgaacttattataggataatataaaaaaatcagcaCTTTATTGACCTGTATTCAAATCAATCCTTAATAATAGATAGCTATAAATTCAGactaactttaatattaaaatttaacgattataaaacaattatacttttgtagatttatattttaaccgaataatattgtataatattttttatacgtgcAGGTCATaattttaggtaaataaatgaagaaaaaatacaCCACAGTCCACCGGGAAGTGGTATATACCATTGTTAAAAATAGCCTACTCAATGAACTCGAATCGTTTCAAAAATcgaattaacattaattaaccattttcttttttttcgacTTCTAACTCGCGATATTAACCACTCAtaagtagtatattttattaatacggtttaatattattattattatatatatttatcgataTGTATTATTAGGAGTGACCGGCAGATTACCTACGGCTGGTCGGCACGACTGGCAGCGGTGTTCGATTGGCCCGTGCGCGAGTTCCGAGGACGGCCGGCGGGTTGGCGCGATTCGCACGCGCATAAAACATCTCTCGCCAGCCGACTCCGTGCGTGGCGCGGACGGAGGGGTGTCCGGTCACGCGCCGTTtacaatgtgtatatatataatattgaatacatgAAATAGCCATTATTGTACGTATACCTACACATACGAGTATGATACATGCGGAGAGGAAGACGTGCTCGCAATACGCACTTCGCTATATATCGGAATCCGATTTACGCGCGTAACATAACCCTCCAACCACCCTGCTCTCGTCGGTACCATCTTCCCGCATATGCCTAACTgatcatatacctatacgatTTGACTCTGCTGCGAGACGTAATAACAATAGTGCCCATTGCCCACAGTATACATGACATCGCATTGTATATGtgttcgtat
The DNA window shown above is from Aphis gossypii isolate Hap1 chromosome 2, ASM2018417v2, whole genome shotgun sequence and carries:
- the LOC114119268 gene encoding uncharacterized protein LOC114119268; this encodes MLIYPTAGSGAISSRMNASGQKGGRAAAKGAVQRKAEANKTKSSSKQTVLWKHADVEQGVVVVDEKQLMRLVKTEPIENYYRLDSEPFAKGQFASVRRCTSIETGEVFAAKFSNRTRFGEDCSPDIHHEIALLSLCSPSPRITKLHDVFQTPKQLIIVMEYAPGGDLQKVIDDDNVPFEADVVKFIHHVVEGLAYMHQRKIAHLDIKPQNLVLMGAFPTCDVKLCDFEISRVILEGTEIREILGTPDYVAPEILHYEPITLAADMWSLGVTTYALLTGFSPFGGDTDQETFCNISNADIDFPDELFEDVSEEAIDFMRKLLVKDPRERLTAKECLKHPWLANLRKSSSGSSNSMHHHQQNQQNYHQQQHQQLLVTKRTGCNTCAGITPSNGARRGGGGLQPSYLSKSREALFERIVSKHMRESDMKRSSMLHESQYASNRMCESHTSLVSRSRHGTRTFSKSKEKLYGLKSLSRSQDVLDMCKSIKDLNEVDKIATVGNLLMSLTGVSTLPNSLCSSTANISVSQSYIPDGLASEDDKDYLTTRNGDCDIDTTNTDATALCNSVNTNNTTPVDITITEPLKHTPTTTATTTTTVTSTADHAPRSGSPAGSSTSGTSSVEHFYHSDEEPRFSVAQLVKAFDTHQEVVTKRSLEVTMNPVTKLRIAPATAAVDQLTATHEFPTGPNALRLFIPNIDICGGESAAAKRTRAAGCVGAGVGSRDGCENARSPNSDNRRKRSNVNDCST